In Octopus bimaculoides isolate UCB-OBI-ISO-001 chromosome 14, ASM119413v2, whole genome shotgun sequence, the following are encoded in one genomic region:
- the LOC106877838 gene encoding uncharacterized protein LOC106877838: MAACQRRLVSCDEKQRIVCPHQEGKSNSVIATTVGRSRSVVQRIVTRFKSSGLIDAKPKTGRPRKASPRRDRIIVRMSLKEDGFRSAAEISREFSSTSNVNVSRKTVS, from the coding sequence ATGGCGGCTTGTCAGAGACGACTGGTGTcctgtgatgaaaaacaaaggattGTGTGCCCTCACCAAGAGGGCAAGTCAAATTCTGTGATAGCAACTACTGTAGGAAGGTCTAGAAGTGTTGTACAACGAATTGTAACTCGTTTTAAGTCATCAGGATTGATAGATGCTAAACCTAAAACCGGTAGACCTCGTAAAGCCTCACCAAGACGGGATCGTATTATAGTTAGAATGTCACTGAAGGAAGATGGGTTTAGGAGTGCTGCTGAGATATCCCGCGAATTTAGCTCCACTTCCAATGTCAACGTATCGCGCAAAACTGTTTCTTGA